From the Synechococcus sp. HK01-R genome, one window contains:
- a CDS encoding DMT family transporter, translating into MSGIQLKGKNRFQQLPGPLTLALFVLLRGSDSTLLKWLQLRGASIAMDEGIEVISFCNVFFFSTLVSGVGLVLLDRRTSCERFQLLTVQEKQLLAWQTVLGFCLAPVAYYLALESLGVVQQTLVFSLTVPASALLASWSLGERLPRTFPLSVGLIMVGLLVAAAAGGSATFEGGGLSLSGVAWALVGVVAFAFSGLSARRIQQHGLPPGLSVGLCSLVASIAFAVIALALYGPSHFMDLSRWWVLGVIGGYACLITLGSQWTLARAYGSLGVVTVTFWATLTLVVSLIAAHWVLAEPLGWPQGLAAALIVIAVLIQQVSGRRRIGAG; encoded by the coding sequence GTGAGCGGAATTCAGCTGAAGGGGAAGAATCGCTTCCAGCAGCTTCCTGGCCCTCTGACCCTTGCGCTGTTTGTTCTGTTGAGGGGAAGCGACAGCACCCTCCTCAAGTGGCTTCAGCTCCGCGGCGCCTCGATCGCCATGGACGAGGGCATCGAAGTGATCAGCTTCTGCAATGTGTTCTTCTTCTCCACCTTGGTGAGTGGCGTGGGTCTGGTGCTTCTGGATCGCCGCACCAGTTGTGAACGATTCCAGCTGCTCACTGTTCAGGAGAAGCAGCTGCTTGCCTGGCAGACAGTGCTCGGTTTTTGTCTTGCCCCTGTGGCGTATTACCTCGCGCTTGAGTCGCTGGGTGTGGTGCAGCAGACCCTGGTGTTCTCACTCACGGTGCCGGCGAGTGCACTTCTGGCCTCCTGGTCGTTGGGGGAACGCCTGCCGCGAACGTTTCCTCTCAGCGTGGGGCTGATCATGGTGGGTTTGCTGGTGGCTGCTGCAGCCGGTGGCTCAGCGACGTTCGAGGGTGGAGGGTTGTCTCTGTCTGGAGTCGCTTGGGCCCTGGTGGGTGTGGTGGCTTTCGCCTTCAGCGGGCTTTCGGCACGCAGGATTCAGCAGCACGGCTTACCTCCAGGGCTCTCGGTGGGCCTTTGCAGCCTGGTGGCCTCCATCGCGTTTGCTGTGATTGCTCTGGCGCTGTATGGACCCAGCCATTTCATGGATCTCAGCCGATGGTGGGTGCTGGGAGTGATCGGTGGTTATGCCTGCCTGATCACCCTGGGGAGTCAGTGGACGCTTGCGCGCGCTTACGGATCGCTGGGCGTGGTGACAGTCACGTTCTGGGCCACCCTCACGCTGGTGGTGTCTTTGATTGCCGCGCACTGGGTGTTGGCCGAACCACTCGGCTGGCCGCAAGGGCTGGCGGCAGCGCTGATCGTGATTGCTGTCTTGATCCAGCAGGTGTCTGGCCGTCGGCGGATCGGCGCTGGATAG
- a CDS encoding glycine zipper 2TM domain-containing protein translates to MTFFAFQHRWLRPVAVCCLGISATISALFPPMAEARPWWRSHAGQSNGPSYSNGYVYGNGYGTPVNNGDQAYGTPALTPEQQVQRCNLGRLIGGLGGGAAAYAMSRDDGRSWAIPLGALLGSQVGCNTAAGRGPLPW, encoded by the coding sequence ATGACCTTTTTCGCGTTTCAGCACCGTTGGCTGCGGCCAGTGGCTGTCTGCTGCCTTGGCATTTCCGCAACCATCAGCGCCCTGTTCCCTCCGATGGCCGAGGCGCGCCCCTGGTGGAGGAGCCATGCAGGCCAAAGCAACGGCCCTAGCTACAGCAATGGTTATGTCTATGGCAATGGCTATGGAACACCAGTGAACAACGGTGATCAGGCCTACGGCACGCCAGCACTCACGCCGGAGCAACAGGTGCAGCGCTGCAATCTCGGTCGCCTGATCGGTGGGCTCGGTGGTGGTGCTGCGGCCTACGCCATGTCTCGGGATGACGGCCGCTCCTGGGCGATTCCCCTCGGGGCACTGCTCGGCTCCCAGGTGGGTTGCAACACTGCGGCAGGACGCGGGCCGCTGCCCTGGTGA
- a CDS encoding arylsulfatase — protein MPVRQRFAFLLLSWLSVLLIQAPNGLAQSRTARLPGARPNVLLIVGDDMGLADIGPYGSEIQTPHLNALAAEGVRFTNSHVTPVCSVTRAELLTGNNNIEVGLGSYDYLVYGPAKGKPGYEGYLTRNTVMISELLRDAGYNTVMAGKWHLGGSKTGGEGPAQWGFERSYGMLSGGGNHWNDEEFLPNQRDPKVQAALKAGKVPPVGKESYYENGQRVTRPEGVYSDDLFTNQLIEYIEAGRKEGQPFFAYLPYTTAHFPLQAPQELIDQYEDHYLALGWDDLKADRLKRMQATGVIPADVSLPPANPLVRRRWESLSPEQKRVQARVMATFAAMVDHQDRSIGRLLDYLEDTNQLDNTLIIYLADNGPEAFDGQGGVITNPIGKSYIQQNYSDAYNDIGKANSNWQYGAEWANGSTGPMQWMKVFVAGGGVRTPLIIRPPEGSGFTRAGVIESAPVRVKDLATTILSYAGVERPERRYGDREIVPSSGVDLKPYLTGTKPRPRLPGEWMAFELMGNAYLIDGDYKVMRQRSGMWGDGQWHLYNIVLDPGETQPLDDAQPERLKRMVAQYEIYASEKGIVPVADDWSPWSSFGRVN, from the coding sequence ATGCCTGTCCGACAGCGCTTTGCCTTCCTGTTGCTGAGCTGGCTTTCAGTGCTGTTGATTCAGGCACCCAATGGCCTAGCCCAATCCAGAACAGCACGATTGCCTGGCGCACGTCCCAACGTTCTTCTGATCGTCGGGGATGACATGGGTCTCGCGGACATCGGACCTTACGGATCAGAAATCCAAACCCCTCACCTCAACGCTTTGGCGGCAGAGGGTGTGCGCTTCACGAATTCCCACGTGACGCCGGTGTGCTCGGTCACTCGGGCGGAGCTGCTCACGGGCAACAACAACATCGAAGTAGGACTCGGTTCCTACGACTATCTCGTGTATGGTCCAGCCAAGGGTAAACCCGGTTACGAGGGCTATCTCACCCGCAATACGGTAATGATCTCCGAGCTGCTCAGAGATGCCGGATACAACACCGTGATGGCTGGAAAATGGCATTTAGGTGGCAGTAAAACTGGAGGAGAAGGACCTGCGCAGTGGGGATTTGAGCGCAGCTATGGAATGTTGAGTGGTGGCGGCAACCACTGGAACGACGAGGAATTCCTGCCGAATCAACGGGATCCGAAAGTTCAGGCCGCTCTAAAAGCGGGGAAGGTTCCCCCCGTCGGCAAAGAGTCTTACTACGAAAATGGTCAACGCGTCACTCGTCCTGAAGGGGTTTATTCCGATGATCTGTTCACTAATCAACTGATCGAGTACATCGAAGCAGGACGAAAGGAAGGCCAACCATTCTTTGCTTATCTTCCTTACACCACCGCCCACTTCCCCCTGCAGGCACCGCAGGAGCTGATCGATCAGTACGAAGACCACTACCTAGCTCTCGGCTGGGATGACCTCAAAGCCGATCGGCTCAAACGCATGCAGGCGACTGGCGTGATTCCTGCCGACGTGAGCCTGCCACCTGCTAATCCGCTGGTCCGCAGGCGCTGGGAATCGTTGTCGCCAGAGCAAAAGCGCGTTCAGGCCCGTGTGATGGCAACGTTTGCCGCAATGGTTGACCACCAGGACCGATCCATCGGCCGGTTGCTGGATTACCTGGAGGATACTAATCAACTCGATAACACACTGATCATCTACCTGGCGGACAACGGCCCTGAAGCCTTCGACGGACAGGGAGGAGTGATCACCAACCCAATCGGCAAGTCCTACATCCAACAAAACTACTCCGATGCCTACAATGACATCGGCAAGGCCAACAGCAACTGGCAATACGGCGCTGAGTGGGCCAACGGAAGCACCGGCCCGATGCAGTGGATGAAGGTCTTCGTCGCTGGCGGCGGGGTGCGCACACCGTTGATCATCCGACCACCCGAGGGCAGTGGTTTCACCCGGGCCGGCGTCATCGAATCGGCACCTGTCAGGGTCAAGGATCTTGCCACCACCATCCTCAGTTATGCGGGTGTGGAGCGGCCAGAGCGTCGCTACGGCGATCGCGAGATTGTGCCCAGCAGCGGTGTTGATCTCAAGCCTTACCTCACCGGCACAAAGCCAAGACCACGCCTTCCGGGTGAGTGGATGGCCTTTGAACTCATGGGCAATGCCTACCTGATTGACGGCGATTACAAGGTGATGCGCCAGCGCAGCGGCATGTGGGGAGATGGCCAATGGCACCTTTACAACATTGTTCTTGACCCTGGCGAAACCCAACCGTTGGACGACGCCCAGCCCGAACGTCTCAAGCGCATGGTCGCGCAATACGAGATCTATGCCAGCGAGAAAGGGATTGTGCCGGTGGCCGACGACTGGAGCCCATGGAGTTCCTTCGGGAGAGTGAATTGA
- a CDS encoding lysozyme inhibitor LprI family protein produces MRASLSLLLASAVVPLLPLPAPAAEVCSSSQSTVAETGCVIAALKTMDQTLEKALARVAKEANEVPSEVFQTLWRDNLTGFYKTSADPKAQASAFRAERRTICAYAKSMAFQGTGYGIFTTRCELALTQTLLDQLKP; encoded by the coding sequence GTGCGCGCCTCACTGTCTCTGTTGCTCGCCTCTGCCGTCGTGCCCCTGCTGCCGCTGCCGGCTCCAGCGGCGGAGGTGTGCAGCTCATCTCAAAGCACGGTGGCTGAAACCGGTTGTGTGATCGCCGCGCTGAAAACGATGGACCAAACCCTGGAGAAGGCCCTCGCCCGGGTGGCCAAGGAAGCCAATGAGGTGCCCAGTGAGGTGTTTCAGACGCTTTGGCGCGACAACCTGACCGGGTTCTACAAAACCAGTGCCGATCCAAAAGCACAGGCCTCTGCCTTCCGGGCTGAACGCCGCACGATTTGCGCCTATGCCAAGTCGATGGCGTTCCAGGGCACGGGCTATGGCATTTTCACCACGCGCTGCGAGTTGGCGCTGACCCAGACCCTTCTGGATCAGCTGAAGCCTTGA